One window from the genome of Dermacentor silvarum isolate Dsil-2018 chromosome 7, BIME_Dsil_1.4, whole genome shotgun sequence encodes:
- the LOC119459305 gene encoding uncharacterized protein LOC119459305 encodes MRDKQERVKEKCDKRRGAERVFRVGDRVYVKTVRGEHVSWQEAVVTQVVSAVTYVVKVHNQFRFVHADHLRPSHADTSTRAYDVERPEQRIGPAEPAPSTPPVPSDTDHETAALSQPVPRPSESEPNDHAAVEPPTALEAPAHPEVTSPPTTVPSSPKSTDNQAPRRSTRVRKPPDRFEHEDFRK; translated from the coding sequence ATGCGGGATAAGCAAGAGCGTGTGAAAGAAAAGTGTGACAAGAGGCGTGGTGCTGAACGTGTGTTTCGTGTTGGTGACCGCGTCTACGTGAAAACTGTGCGCGGCGAACATGTGTCGTGGCAAGAGGCAGTGGTGACTCAAGTGGTCAGTGCGGTGACGTATGTGGTGAAAGTGCACAACCAGTTTCGGTTTGTACATGCCGATCACCTGCGGCCTTCACATGCCGACACATCTACGAGAGCGTACGACGTGGAAAGACCTGAACAACGAATCGGTCCAGCGGAGCCAGCGCCTTCCACACCTCCCGTGCCTTCGGACACGGACCACGAGACCGCAGCCCTTTCGCAACCGGTTCCACGTCCGTCAGAAAGTGAACCGAACGACCATGCAGCTGTGGAACCCCCCACGGCTCTAGAGGCTCCCGCACACCCCGAAGTGACTTCACCTCCCACTACGGTGCCCAGTTCGCCTAAGAGTACGGACAACCAAGCACCTCGTCGTAGCACGAGGGTGCGGAAGCCACCAGACCGTTTCGAACACGAGGACTTCCGCAAGTGA